In Geotalea uraniireducens, one genomic interval encodes:
- a CDS encoding RecQ family ATP-dependent DNA helicase, translating into MTKDDFLYKCVLLDLEADGSKLYHIGAVYSGQTFERKGRFDHQTALKELDIFVSGADFVLGHNLLGHDFPVVESLAPDLRLLHKPVVDTLYLSPLAFPENPYHRLVKDYKLVRDSINDPVADARLAASVFGDQWASFIAIGNSKEDILSFYRYCFEENSRSSLHSSGLNDVFTALGAKQVSENEAFTIFQNHSRGKACESATAMVSLKYLLHPDKRPALAYCLAWLTVAGHNSVLPPWVRHRFHDIVPILRELRDVPCNSPTCEWCQTIHNPVRQLQKFFGYPEYRSTPATDDGTSLQEAIVRFGMSDKPQLAILPTGGGKSLCYQIPALARNFRRGLLTIVISPLQALMKDQVDGLASKTGTMFSAAIYGMLTPPERGDVLERVRLGDIAILYVSPEQLRNKSLSDAISQREIGCWVFDEAHCLSKWGHDFRPDYLFAARFIREFAQKQQTPIPPIACFTATAKRDVMEEITDHFRRELGQELEVFEGGVERKNLSFEVRLIQGAERYESIHEIIADRLPQPEMGSVVVYAATRKETENIRDFLLKKGWSVEAYHAGLEVPEKRRVQDDFISGKTQVICATNAFGMGIDKDNVRLVIHANIPGSLENYIQEAGRAGRDTRDAECVLLYSEQDIETQFQLGAMSQLSQHDISQILRGLRRAKRSKDNEIVITTGELLRDEHVQTGFTSEDQMADTKVKTAIAWLERAGMVERNQNNTRVFQGQPLVRNLEEAEQKIAALNLPDKQKKRWLAVLTALFNARQNEGMSADELAELPEFKPQPGDAPEPRTVASDTKTVLRVLHEMTEAGLIKQGVLLNAFVRYKVADHSRLRFDKVCSLEQAMLKAMQEAEPDAEGWLDLSLRRLNQKMVDAGHECIPESLRNLLKSLSFDGKGLAGNRGSLEFRYLGQDHYRVKLNRDWSALTTTADRRRAVARVALDALYAKIPDNSAPSAELLVNFAIDDISQALREDLFLSGQIKDVLGAIDRALMFLHEQQVIILQQGLAVFRQAMTIRIVPEEGKRRYSKGDFSPLEQHYRERIFQVHVMNEYAKLGLEKIQQAINLVSAYFTMDRTAFVQRYFSGRKDVIDRATSQASYHRIVDNLANPVQVAVVAALPDENMLVLAGPGSGKTRVVAHRCAYLLRVKRAQPRSILILCFNRNAANSLRRRLLDLVGPDAKGVTVQTYHSLAMRLTGSSFAERAERKKVDTDDFKTVIPDAVRLLNGEADFTGLERDELRERLLAGYRYILVDEYQDIDQDQYQLISAIAGRTLGDPDSKLALLAVGDDDQNIYTFRGANVEFIRRFQSDYQAKTFYLVENYRSSAHIIAAANTLIGHNRDRMKTEHAIRINKGRERLPAGGPWKDLDPVAQGRVQLLKVADAAHQAVALVGELSRLKHRNPSLNWSDCAVLARTREELAPIRALCELHSIPIIWGIDREKTPPLYRIREVRQLVTELKARHDELMTAANISSLIDELTGRTTNAWWDLLRGIIQDLRDEIGANAQLPMSYFIEFVYEALAEQCREQSVGEGIFLSTVHSAKGMEYSHVFVPGGGWTRGKNQQEQEEERRIYYVAMTRAKETLCLFERADAPNPHASLIDGDFLFRREPPCEQRPEEHVLRRKYDILGMEDLFLDFAGYKTAEDQMHKHLSKLQAGDPLTAMLKGDNIVLCDIQGLPVARLSKKASDKWRNLLACIEKISILAMVRRHADDSGEEYRSRCQCEQWEVPVAEIIYLPPSA; encoded by the coding sequence TTGACTAAAGATGACTTTTTGTATAAATGCGTGTTACTGGACCTTGAAGCCGATGGCAGCAAGCTCTATCATATCGGTGCTGTATATTCCGGACAGACATTTGAACGAAAAGGACGCTTCGACCACCAAACTGCGTTGAAAGAGCTGGACATATTTGTCTCTGGTGCAGATTTCGTTCTTGGCCACAATCTCCTGGGCCATGACTTTCCCGTCGTTGAGTCTCTGGCGCCAGATCTCCGTCTTTTGCACAAACCTGTCGTAGATACCCTGTATCTTTCCCCCCTCGCATTTCCGGAAAATCCTTACCATCGTTTGGTGAAGGACTACAAGCTGGTCCGGGACTCGATCAATGACCCGGTTGCCGATGCGCGACTGGCGGCTTCAGTCTTCGGAGATCAGTGGGCCAGCTTCATTGCTATCGGCAACTCCAAGGAAGATATCCTCTCTTTTTATCGGTACTGCTTTGAGGAGAACAGCAGATCATCACTCCATAGCAGCGGATTGAACGACGTTTTTACTGCACTTGGCGCCAAGCAGGTGTCAGAAAACGAAGCCTTCACCATTTTTCAGAACCACTCAAGGGGAAAAGCATGCGAGTCAGCCACCGCCATGGTTTCCCTCAAATACCTCCTGCATCCAGACAAGCGGCCGGCTCTTGCCTACTGTCTTGCCTGGTTAACGGTTGCCGGCCATAATTCAGTACTGCCTCCCTGGGTACGCCATCGATTTCATGATATCGTGCCGATCCTTCGCGAGCTGCGGGATGTGCCTTGTAACAGCCCCACCTGCGAGTGGTGTCAGACAATTCATAATCCTGTACGCCAGTTACAAAAATTCTTTGGCTATCCGGAATACCGTTCAACGCCGGCCACGGATGACGGTACAAGCCTTCAGGAGGCGATTGTACGCTTCGGTATGAGCGACAAGCCTCAATTAGCCATTCTCCCGACTGGGGGCGGCAAGTCACTGTGCTACCAGATTCCGGCACTGGCACGCAATTTCCGCCGTGGACTCCTTACCATCGTCATTTCCCCCTTGCAGGCATTGATGAAGGATCAAGTGGACGGCTTGGCGTCTAAAACTGGCACCATGTTTTCCGCCGCCATCTACGGCATGTTGACTCCACCGGAGCGTGGAGACGTATTGGAACGCGTGAGACTGGGCGATATTGCCATTCTTTACGTTTCCCCTGAACAACTTCGCAACAAGTCACTTTCCGATGCCATCAGCCAACGGGAAATTGGCTGCTGGGTCTTCGACGAAGCACACTGTCTCTCGAAGTGGGGGCATGATTTCCGTCCGGATTATCTCTTTGCCGCCCGATTCATCCGCGAATTTGCCCAGAAACAGCAGACACCGATCCCGCCGATTGCCTGTTTCACCGCGACCGCCAAGCGTGACGTAATGGAGGAGATCACCGACCATTTCAGACGGGAACTCGGGCAGGAGCTGGAGGTGTTCGAGGGGGGCGTAGAACGGAAGAACCTCTCTTTCGAGGTTCGGTTGATTCAGGGCGCCGAGCGCTATGAGTCTATCCACGAAATTATCGCTGACCGGCTGCCGCAGCCCGAGATGGGCTCTGTTGTTGTGTATGCAGCAACTCGTAAAGAGACGGAAAACATCAGGGATTTCCTGCTGAAGAAGGGATGGTCGGTCGAGGCTTACCATGCCGGTCTTGAAGTTCCTGAAAAGCGTCGAGTTCAGGATGATTTCATAAGCGGCAAGACGCAGGTCATCTGTGCCACCAACGCCTTCGGGATGGGGATCGACAAGGACAATGTCCGGTTGGTGATACACGCGAATATCCCCGGCTCCCTTGAAAATTACATTCAAGAGGCAGGCAGGGCCGGCAGGGATACCAGGGATGCAGAGTGCGTGCTGCTTTACAGCGAGCAGGACATTGAGACCCAGTTTCAGCTTGGGGCCATGTCACAGCTCAGTCAGCACGATATCAGCCAGATACTGCGCGGGCTGCGCCGGGCCAAACGGAGCAAGGATAACGAGATAGTCATCACTACCGGTGAACTGTTGCGGGACGAGCATGTTCAGACGGGTTTTACCAGTGAAGATCAGATGGCGGATACCAAGGTCAAGACCGCCATTGCCTGGCTTGAGCGGGCTGGAATGGTAGAACGGAACCAGAACAACACCAGGGTTTTTCAAGGGCAGCCATTAGTCAGGAATCTGGAAGAGGCTGAACAAAAAATCGCTGCATTGAATCTTCCGGATAAGCAGAAAAAACGCTGGCTCGCGGTACTGACAGCATTGTTCAATGCCCGCCAGAATGAGGGGATGAGTGCTGATGAACTGGCTGAACTCCCGGAATTCAAGCCGCAGCCGGGTGATGCACCGGAGCCGCGTACGGTTGCCAGTGATACGAAGACCGTACTGCGGGTCCTGCATGAAATGACCGAGGCTGGCCTGATCAAGCAGGGCGTTCTGCTGAACGCTTTTGTCCGGTACAAGGTCGCTGATCATTCCCGGTTGAGATTCGACAAGGTCTGCTCACTGGAACAGGCAATGCTCAAAGCCATGCAGGAAGCAGAACCGGATGCCGAGGGATGGCTCGATCTTTCCTTGAGACGCCTGAATCAAAAGATGGTTGATGCAGGGCATGAATGCATCCCGGAGTCATTGCGCAATCTTCTGAAAAGCCTCTCTTTTGACGGCAAGGGATTGGCAGGTAATCGTGGCAGTCTTGAATTTCGCTATCTGGGACAGGATCACTATCGCGTCAAGTTGAATCGTGACTGGTCAGCACTTACAACCACTGCCGACCGGAGACGCGCTGTCGCCCGGGTGGCACTGGATGCCCTGTACGCAAAAATTCCGGATAACTCTGCTCCCAGTGCTGAACTGTTGGTGAACTTCGCCATCGACGATATTTCGCAGGCATTGCGCGAGGATCTCTTTCTGAGTGGCCAGATCAAGGATGTGCTCGGCGCCATTGATCGCGCGCTCATGTTCCTTCACGAACAGCAGGTCATTATCCTTCAGCAAGGACTTGCTGTCTTCCGGCAGGCCATGACGATCCGCATTGTGCCGGAGGAAGGCAAGCGCCGTTACAGTAAGGGGGACTTCAGCCCCCTTGAGCAGCATTATCGGGAACGTATCTTCCAAGTCCATGTCATGAATGAATACGCAAAGCTTGGGCTTGAAAAGATACAGCAGGCGATCAATCTGGTCTCTGCATATTTCACCATGGACCGGACTGCCTTCGTACAACGTTATTTCTCAGGGCGTAAGGATGTCATCGACAGAGCAACAAGTCAGGCATCCTATCATCGCATTGTCGACAACCTGGCTAATCCGGTTCAGGTAGCAGTCGTTGCAGCACTGCCTGATGAGAACATGTTGGTGCTGGCCGGACCAGGTTCCGGCAAAACCCGGGTTGTTGCTCACCGCTGCGCCTACTTGTTGCGAGTGAAGCGTGCCCAGCCCCGTAGTATCTTGATTCTCTGTTTCAACCGCAATGCCGCAAATAGCTTGCGCCGTAGGCTGCTTGATCTGGTAGGCCCCGATGCAAAAGGTGTTACCGTCCAGACCTACCATAGTCTTGCCATGCGACTGACCGGCTCATCTTTTGCCGAGCGGGCTGAACGAAAAAAAGTAGACACGGATGATTTCAAGACGGTGATTCCGGATGCAGTGCGACTATTGAATGGAGAAGCGGATTTTACGGGCCTGGAACGTGATGAGCTTCGGGAACGGCTGTTGGCTGGATATCGCTATATCCTGGTTGATGAATACCAGGATATCGACCAGGACCAGTACCAGTTGATTTCAGCCATCGCCGGCAGGACCCTGGGCGATCCCGACAGTAAGCTAGCACTTCTGGCGGTTGGTGACGATGACCAGAATATCTATACCTTCCGCGGTGCCAATGTTGAATTTATCAGGCGATTCCAGTCAGATTACCAGGCAAAGACCTTCTACCTTGTTGAGAACTATCGTTCTTCAGCCCACATCATTGCTGCTGCGAATACGCTCATTGGACACAACCGTGACCGAATGAAAACCGAGCACGCCATCCGGATCAATAAAGGGCGGGAACGTCTCCCGGCAGGAGGCCCTTGGAAAGATCTTGATCCTGTCGCGCAAGGTCGTGTCCAATTGCTGAAGGTGGCCGATGCCGCACATCAGGCTGTTGCCCTTGTTGGAGAACTGTCACGGCTTAAGCACCGAAACCCCTCGCTTAACTGGTCTGATTGCGCCGTACTTGCCAGGACAAGGGAAGAGCTGGCGCCGATTCGAGCCTTATGTGAACTGCACAGCATTCCGATAATTTGGGGGATTGATCGGGAGAAGACACCGCCATTGTATCGTATTCGTGAAGTACGGCAGTTGGTTACCGAGTTGAAAGCACGGCATGACGAGTTGATGACGGCGGCAAACATATCGTCGCTTATTGACGAACTTACCGGAAGAACGACAAATGCCTGGTGGGATCTCCTGCGTGGCATCATTCAGGATCTGCGTGACGAGATCGGCGCCAATGCTCAACTCCCGATGTCTTATTTTATTGAGTTCGTGTATGAAGCGCTTGCTGAACAGTGTCGCGAGCAGTCGGTCGGTGAGGGGATTTTTCTGAGTACGGTTCATTCAGCCAAGGGTATGGAGTATTCCCATGTGTTTGTGCCTGGCGGCGGATGGACCCGGGGCAAGAATCAGCAGGAACAGGAGGAGGAACGGCGTATCTATTATGTCGCCATGACACGTGCAAAAGAAACGCTTTGCCTCTTCGAGCGTGCTGACGCGCCTAATCCTCATGCCAGCCTAATCGATGGAGATTTCCTTTTCAGACGCGAACCTCCATGTGAACAGCGCCCAGAAGAGCATGTGTTGCGTCGCAAGTATGACATCCTGGGCATGGAGGATTTGTTCCTGGATTTTGCCGGCTACAAAACGGCTGAGGATCAGATGCACAAGCATCTCAGCAAACTTCAGGCGGGTGACCCGCTGACTGCTATGCTGAAGGGGGACAACATCGTCTTATGCGATATCCAGGGATTGCCGGTTGCAAGATTGTCGAAGAAGGCTTCGGACAAATGGCGCAACCTGCTTGCTTGCATAGAAAAAATATCGATTCTCGCCATGGTACGGAGGCATGCCGACGATTCAGGTGAAGAGTACCGTTCCCGATGTCAGTGTGAGCAGTGGGAAGTGCCGGTGGCAGAGATTATTTACTTGCCACCATCAGCATAA
- a CDS encoding DUF2188 domain-containing protein: MPRKEHHVVPGSKGGWDVVKPGAQRVSVHTETKKEAIDQGRRISQNQGSEFIIHNKDGRISGSDSHGNDPFPPKG, encoded by the coding sequence ATGCCACGCAAGGAACATCATGTAGTACCAGGTTCAAAGGGAGGTTGGGATGTCGTGAAGCCAGGAGCACAGCGGGTATCGGTGCATACCGAGACAAAGAAAGAGGCAATTGATCAGGGGAGAAGGATCAGCCAAAACCAGGGGAGTGAATTCATCATTCACAACAAGGATGGCAGAATTTCCGGATCAGACAGTCATGGCAACGACCCGTTCCCGCCTAAAGGCTAG
- a CDS encoding helix-turn-helix domain-containing protein: MSRMELAERLRKAREAVGLSIGEAATRLGFGNYQTLSNIEKGDREVKASELTQFAKTYFCSLNSLLVGEDVPQPAVHFLWRRAPSERKAEIEASIKHRFEEYHLLEKLLGLDEEGTGLAITVSPADIRNYHQVDALAARVSNLLNMGSRPALSLQKVMEQVLRTKILFVELSEFGSAASTVHPDFGAAIVVNSEEAPWRINFTLAHELFHIITWNTFNPADLEQDEVLFKDIEKKAERFASTLLLPESAVREELNARIKEQKLSFSDIVDVAREFGVSTKALLYRMANMRLIEWDKANELANNDELLMIDRRIRRDAAIEAPSSERFSLLAVKCLRKGLISRGKFSELLDIDRADIDEFLECRGLSEVEGESIEIMAS, translated from the coding sequence ATGTCGAGAATGGAGTTGGCTGAGCGACTGCGAAAGGCCCGAGAAGCCGTAGGGCTGTCAATCGGCGAAGCTGCAACGCGTCTTGGTTTCGGTAATTACCAAACGTTGAGTAATATTGAAAAAGGGGATCGTGAGGTCAAGGCGAGCGAGTTGACCCAGTTCGCCAAGACGTATTTCTGCAGCCTGAACAGTCTCCTGGTAGGGGAAGATGTGCCGCAGCCGGCTGTTCATTTCCTCTGGAGAAGAGCACCATCTGAGAGGAAGGCAGAAATAGAGGCTTCGATCAAGCACAGGTTTGAGGAATACCATCTACTTGAAAAGCTCCTGGGCTTGGATGAAGAAGGGACAGGGCTCGCAATAACGGTTTCCCCGGCAGATATTCGCAATTACCATCAGGTCGATGCGCTTGCGGCCAGGGTGAGCAACCTTCTGAATATGGGGAGTAGACCGGCATTGTCTCTCCAGAAGGTTATGGAACAGGTACTGCGAACCAAGATCCTCTTCGTGGAGTTGTCAGAGTTTGGCTCGGCAGCCTCAACGGTACATCCGGATTTTGGCGCTGCAATTGTTGTCAATAGTGAGGAAGCTCCCTGGCGCATCAATTTCACGCTTGCCCATGAGCTCTTCCATATCATCACCTGGAATACCTTCAACCCTGCCGATCTTGAACAGGATGAAGTGCTTTTCAAAGACATCGAGAAAAAGGCCGAGCGTTTTGCCTCGACACTTCTCCTTCCGGAAAGCGCTGTCCGGGAAGAACTGAATGCGAGGATAAAGGAACAAAAACTCTCATTTTCGGACATAGTAGATGTTGCAAGGGAATTCGGGGTTTCAACAAAGGCTTTGCTCTATCGAATGGCTAACATGCGCTTGATCGAGTGGGATAAAGCAAATGAACTGGCAAATAACGATGAGTTGCTCATGATTGACCGGCGCATCAGAAGGGATGCGGCAATCGAGGCTCCCTCCTCGGAACGCTTCTCACTCCTGGCAGTAAAATGCCTCCGGAAAGGATTGATCTCGCGGGGCAAATTCTCTGAACTGCTTGACATTGACCGTGCAGATATCGACGAGTTTCTTGAATGCCGGGGATTGAGTGAGGTGGAGGGCGAGTCGATTGAAATTATGGCTTCTTGA
- a CDS encoding PIN domain-containing protein: MYIEVDEVCAAITARPAPVLFLDTCTILDVLRAPCRETIAVEEISAALALIRLNGQPTPGVWLVTNETVHGEWTANLDTVKTELERESKKIERLRSRLVDAVDIVYGRTHEVGHRIEHLKLSEHLENLSRQLVSVSQKVKIVESHSVNAMNRVIRCLAPAGRGKQEAKDCQIYEAFLDVGRTLRTKGFAGSICFVTANSDDYGKPTEPKNPLGAELLAINARYVGSLSWALAVVEGRG, translated from the coding sequence ATGTACATCGAAGTTGACGAGGTATGTGCCGCCATTACAGCCAGGCCAGCGCCGGTTCTGTTTCTCGACACATGCACCATACTGGATGTGCTCCGCGCTCCATGCCGGGAGACAATTGCCGTGGAAGAAATTTCAGCGGCATTGGCCTTGATAAGGCTGAACGGACAGCCAACCCCTGGTGTATGGCTTGTGACGAATGAAACAGTCCATGGTGAATGGACTGCTAATCTCGACACCGTGAAAACCGAGCTGGAAAGGGAATCTAAAAAAATCGAGAGGCTTCGGTCCCGGCTTGTCGATGCTGTCGATATTGTCTACGGCAGGACACACGAAGTCGGGCACCGCATCGAACACCTCAAGCTTTCAGAGCATCTTGAAAACCTTTCAAGGCAATTGGTTTCCGTTTCGCAGAAGGTAAAGATAGTCGAATCGCACAGTGTCAATGCCATGAACAGGGTCATTAGATGTCTAGCTCCAGCAGGTCGCGGCAAGCAGGAGGCAAAGGACTGTCAAATCTATGAAGCTTTTCTTGATGTAGGACGAACGCTGCGAACCAAAGGCTTTGCAGGTTCCATTTGCTTCGTGACTGCTAATTCCGATGATTATGGAAAACCCACGGAGCCAAAGAACCCGCTCGGAGCGGAGTTGCTGGCCATTAATGCCCGATATGTCGGATCGCTGAGCTGGGCGCTGGCTGTAGTCGAGGGACGCGGGTAA
- a CDS encoding response regulator, whose translation MKNTSTSHVPRILMVDDEIAILRMLEATLDTGDYSLHQAETGHAALAAAVAVKPDIILLDLGLPDMDGVEVIRRIREWSQVPIIVLSVREQEDDKVGALNAGADDYLTKPFGVAELQARIQAALRRTLQQAPEPVYTFGDLEINLPLRKVLVAGSEISLTPTEYGILRLLATHAGKVLTHHQILKQIWGTTYTDQQNILRVNISHLRQKIESDASRPKYIITEPGVGYRLKTG comes from the coding sequence ATGAAGAATACTAGCACTTCTCATGTGCCGAGAATTCTCATGGTTGATGATGAAATAGCAATCCTGAGAATGTTGGAGGCAACACTTGACACAGGAGATTACTCGTTGCATCAGGCCGAAACCGGCCATGCTGCTTTAGCTGCGGCTGTAGCCGTCAAGCCTGACATTATCCTGTTGGATCTCGGACTCCCGGACATGGATGGCGTAGAAGTTATCAGACGGATCAGGGAGTGGTCCCAAGTGCCAATTATTGTACTTTCAGTACGTGAGCAGGAAGACGACAAGGTTGGCGCACTAAATGCTGGTGCCGATGACTACCTGACTAAACCGTTCGGTGTCGCTGAACTCCAGGCAAGGATTCAAGCAGCATTGAGACGTACACTTCAGCAAGCACCAGAGCCGGTTTATACATTTGGAGATCTTGAGATAAATCTGCCCCTCCGCAAAGTATTGGTAGCCGGCAGTGAAATATCATTAACACCAACGGAATACGGTATTTTGAGATTACTGGCCACACATGCAGGTAAAGTACTGACCCACCATCAAATTTTAAAGCAAATATGGGGCACGACATATACAGACCAGCAGAATATCTTGAGAGTTAACATTAGCCATCTTCGACAGAAAATAGAATCTGATGCTTCAAGACCCAAATATATCATTACCGAGCCTGGTGTTGGATATCGACTTAAAACAGGTTGA
- a CDS encoding sensor histidine kinase has translation MLKLAQAEESATSRGKLKIFLGYAAGVGKTYAMLEAARQRKLDGRDVVVAYVESHGRQETDALLDGLEQLPKAMISYMGVQLPELDIDATLERAPQIALVDELAHTNVSGSRHEKRWQDVEELLDAGIDVYTTVNVQHFESLNDIVTQVTGIKVKETVPDRLLDEAFDIKLVDIPPDELMQRLREGKIYIPEQATKAMEKFFRPGNLMALRELSMRRAAARVDEEVRAYMEASAIEGPWPVAERLLVCVSGSPYSEKLIRTTRRLSDEMKAPWHTVYIETPGGGKYLQENRQRVWRDLRLAETLGAQTATMTATSVADALIEYANKHHVTKIVVGKPSKPRWRELLATPLVDRIIRLSGEIDVYVVSLGAPEPTSTQRALPATKKYIQWSDLLRSFALVAAATAVSELLYQFFSPTNLVMIYLLAVVLAATRLGQRPAMMTAFFGVLAFDFFFVPPRFSFAVSDSEYLLSFAALFVVGIVIGKLVSQSRERAEVIREREMQTASLYYLSRDLSAASDVQSVLNAMIKNIESSLEANLAILLPEGERMEIKASTTSINLDLKELAVADWAYRNRQPAGKGTDTLISAEYLYVPMSTGENVLGVLGIGFADQAAYTSPDIRKLLNAFVTQAALAVERVMLVAQAEQTKIHQARSNLERALLNSISHDLRTPLVTISMALDNMWESGSKLTEAARTKLISAARGEAQRLNRFVGNLLDMTRLEAGAVKLKKIPCEVQELIGCSLAALEQRIGDRVITVDAPSDLPLVMMDLSLMIQMMVNLIENAHKYSPVDKPIEIKARCAMEFLCLQVSDYGQGVPQSELNKIFDKFYRIPVPEGAGGTGLGLAICKGIVEAHDGEIVATMHEGGGLRISVILPVGKESSFNEEY, from the coding sequence ATGCTGAAATTGGCACAAGCGGAAGAATCTGCGACTAGTCGAGGGAAGCTCAAAATTTTCCTCGGCTATGCTGCTGGTGTAGGCAAGACATATGCCATGCTGGAAGCGGCACGTCAGCGCAAGTTGGATGGACGCGACGTTGTCGTCGCATATGTGGAATCCCATGGACGGCAGGAGACCGATGCTCTGCTGGATGGGCTAGAACAACTACCAAAGGCAATGATAAGCTACATGGGTGTTCAGTTGCCGGAGCTTGACATCGATGCCACACTTGAACGCGCCCCCCAGATTGCTCTTGTCGATGAGCTTGCCCACACCAATGTTTCAGGTTCCCGCCACGAAAAACGTTGGCAGGATGTCGAAGAACTGCTGGATGCCGGGATTGATGTCTATACCACGGTCAACGTACAACATTTTGAGAGTCTGAATGACATTGTCACCCAGGTTACCGGGATCAAGGTCAAGGAAACCGTGCCCGATAGGCTGTTGGACGAGGCCTTTGATATCAAGCTTGTTGACATCCCCCCCGATGAACTCATGCAGAGGCTGCGCGAAGGGAAGATCTATATCCCTGAACAGGCAACCAAGGCTATGGAAAAATTTTTCCGCCCTGGCAACCTCATGGCCCTGCGTGAACTATCAATGCGGCGCGCCGCAGCCCGTGTAGATGAAGAAGTACGCGCCTATATGGAAGCAAGCGCCATTGAAGGCCCATGGCCAGTGGCAGAGCGTCTGCTGGTCTGCGTCAGTGGTTCACCTTATAGCGAGAAGCTTATTCGTACTACTCGCCGCTTGTCAGACGAGATGAAAGCCCCATGGCATACGGTGTATATCGAGACTCCCGGTGGAGGCAAATATCTTCAGGAAAACCGCCAGCGTGTCTGGCGCGATCTTCGTCTTGCCGAGACTCTTGGTGCTCAGACAGCGACCATGACTGCCACGTCAGTCGCTGATGCGCTTATTGAGTACGCCAATAAGCATCATGTAACCAAGATCGTTGTCGGCAAGCCATCAAAACCGCGGTGGCGGGAACTTCTTGCCACCCCACTGGTTGACCGGATTATTCGCCTTAGTGGCGAAATCGATGTCTATGTCGTTAGCCTGGGAGCACCAGAACCCACGTCAACGCAAAGAGCGTTACCTGCCACTAAGAAATATATTCAGTGGTCCGATCTCTTGAGAAGTTTCGCTTTGGTTGCAGCAGCAACTGCTGTTTCAGAACTTCTTTATCAATTCTTTTCGCCGACCAATTTGGTCATGATTTATCTGCTGGCTGTTGTTCTTGCTGCAACACGTCTTGGCCAGCGCCCAGCTATGATGACTGCATTCTTCGGTGTGTTGGCATTCGACTTCTTTTTTGTCCCACCCCGCTTCTCATTTGCTGTGAGTGATTCGGAATACCTGCTTTCATTCGCAGCTCTCTTTGTCGTCGGCATAGTCATTGGCAAGCTCGTTTCCCAATCACGCGAGCGTGCAGAAGTGATCAGGGAAAGAGAAATGCAGACAGCCAGCCTGTACTACCTTAGTAGAGACTTGTCTGCAGCATCGGATGTGCAAAGCGTCTTGAACGCTATGATAAAAAATATCGAAAGCAGCCTTGAAGCGAATCTTGCAATTCTTTTGCCTGAGGGCGAGCGGATGGAGATTAAAGCTTCCACTACATCCATAAATCTTGACCTTAAGGAACTTGCTGTTGCCGACTGGGCATACCGAAATCGTCAACCGGCCGGTAAGGGTACTGATACGCTGATCTCCGCCGAATATCTCTATGTGCCGATGTCAACGGGAGAAAATGTTCTGGGTGTACTGGGAATAGGTTTTGCGGACCAGGCTGCATATACGTCGCCTGACATCCGGAAACTGCTCAATGCATTCGTAACTCAGGCTGCATTAGCTGTTGAGCGGGTTATGCTGGTGGCTCAGGCAGAACAAACAAAAATTCATCAGGCTCGCAGCAACCTGGAAAGGGCACTTCTGAATTCGATTTCCCACGATCTGCGCACTCCTTTAGTAACGATAAGCATGGCTCTCGACAACATGTGGGAAAGTGGTAGTAAACTTACGGAGGCGGCGCGAACGAAGCTCATAAGCGCAGCAAGAGGTGAAGCACAACGATTGAACCGCTTCGTAGGCAATCTGCTTGATATGACGCGCCTGGAAGCCGGAGCAGTCAAGTTGAAAAAGATTCCGTGTGAAGTCCAGGAGTTGATTGGCTGCTCATTGGCTGCGCTGGAACAGAGAATTGGTGACAGGGTTATTACCGTTGACGCTCCATCTGACTTGCCGCTCGTTATGATGGATCTTTCTCTTATGATACAAATGATGGTTAACCTGATCGAAAACGCCCATAAATATTCTCCTGTAGATAAACCAATTGAGATCAAGGCCCGATGCGCCATGGAATTCTTATGTCTTCAGGTTTCTGATTACGGTCAAGGGGTTCCACAGTCAGAACTTAACAAGATTTTTGATAAGTTTTATCGCATTCCGGTTCCTGAAGGTGCGGGAGGGACCGGGTTAGGGCTGGCTATTTGTAAAGGAATCGTTGAAGCACATGACGGAGAGATTGTGGCAACGATGCATGAGGGGGGAGGATTGCGCATTTCTGTTATACTGCCTGTAGGAAAGGAAAGCTCATTCAATGAAGAATACTAG